ACCACACCTCGACGTCGGCGTCGGGATAGGTCTGCTGAAGGTGCTCGACGTTCTCCTGAAGTTTTTTTTTCCAAGCGTCCTGAGCGTCGAGGTCGGCGTCTTGATGCTGAGGCCGGGGTACCCGCAGACGCCATCCTAG
This is a stretch of genomic DNA from Leptolyngbya sp. CCY15150. It encodes these proteins:
- a CDS encoding winged helix-turn-helix domain-containing protein, with amino-acid sequence LGSPRQAIHHGGVEQTQRNGIKHHQKLGRAQGWVYLRQLGWRLRVPRPQHQDADLDAQDAWKKKLQENVEHLQQTYPDADVEVW